One Fuerstiella marisgermanici DNA window includes the following coding sequences:
- a CDS encoding PQQ-binding-like beta-propeller repeat protein: MSDSTAHGAGRRFAVTAFRLLTLSLIAWLAGDAVAKDTPDVRHPHGPTEFLGQSLVQSQQDARLLAAATARLAENDRPAAFAALLQIFAQPHDNFLPVHPDRPLAATWSSAFELLRKADYATRAEWTKTAESLARPALDAAVASGEMSQLRSVALSFPFTQSAFTADVTRATLAASNGQRDLAAARLAALNESYGQTRVSFPTAETLTTLALQVDRLGNANTAAASRMAGESGETSPGLAQPWPESLWTWRESVWNYPELAAVVAGSDLPENYDKLASNSWQPTLLNDTLYVRTPFRVAAFDKLAGTLKWSVQTDMAEVADPLSRNFNYPGAMQRTSAASLLKMSDLGTLAVDDDYVFFVDRFRNLVPPADPRNLNPAEWNRDGGTRLVAIRFSPSPHVAWTAGDAPHFEYQLTPAQSETSSPDHKADAARVAESQDAELPFRNQSFSGIPLIHEGRLFVLSADSEVIWLSCLTRSTGRIEWQRPLLYQHGSDLGRSGRFIFQQQTPVGASVCGIDGTTIISALKNGVVVGTNVLDGRLLWATNLRDAPATPHDRRRMLIIAFRKRNEGVNSQPLLANGRLYCATSGSDLVHCLNSQTGQIVWQVDRTTTGFGAEEGSQDSYPVAATDQHLVMIGERHIRALDVADGQQIWTQPIQPQTGRATCDGTVCLVPQRDGTIAGFDVATGRRRMSHREIFGQDQPASLGALVSDADVICAITPTSVRVMPTVQFRRRQSSMQGSDGRTFTDAQLDLLDSHTQLGIEKLQALLQYATNSAINSDANRQAADLLAETLLGLIARQQFLPAVSEGVAVPTDAMDQLNRLPLTTNQALRFKILAPEAAHPVSTDAVDRLPLLKMLPDWSARADVLTWMNLAPDQAKKTAPVKVTGQGDFQRIEQAILFPKQAGSTQQQIEFAKSLRDTEQTSAAELVLLAAFGHASTSDRLLLMKELQSLRHVAAISGSPKSDLSKPEVQKSTENESARTSSDAFSDLSAERNFKIEERLSLTARATGLTQQDALSVIGNRAIGSVVATANSAVDTPAWYPQRLFLSGQRLFRVDMATGAVAPPQKLPEFTKAVQIEDGDAMPGLIPLVAPESAHQSDTIGVLSLLEHGGPGVIWSKTIQRALSDRSELQVGPLGPGYLIVATADTLQCLHPFTGNVLWTRRITQSPSEPSHFRSAIRIVGDDEVIAVIGESHQTCQRFRTLDGRELEPLTVAIPQDQTPLVSGRRLLFTQDEALVLLDLLSGRNVLADKPDVKVRPSSGARLLRDRRVVVLTPDLKVVMFNIESASVEWQCEVPDFPPNLEPKGSLSAFERDGRLFVEIPHEGHRSGSSLSMSRMGEPRTSGGTLLCLNSQTGALLWSMPSEDAVVPAIYGDTTSLMIMWSFKDPAERGWERDFRQLRNPNGDPQTAGSKGSMTLRVIDGRTGQQVAKQEHLTRSEPLRCVHDADSQTIKIETAMSEITVQYDE, encoded by the coding sequence TTGAGTGACTCGACGGCGCACGGCGCTGGGAGACGATTCGCAGTCACTGCGTTTCGCCTGCTGACTCTGTCGTTGATCGCCTGGCTTGCAGGCGACGCCGTCGCAAAGGACACACCGGACGTCCGCCACCCGCACGGCCCCACTGAGTTTCTGGGACAGAGCCTTGTTCAGTCTCAGCAGGACGCTCGGCTGCTGGCAGCTGCCACCGCTCGGTTAGCCGAGAATGACCGCCCCGCTGCGTTTGCAGCGTTGCTGCAGATTTTCGCTCAGCCGCACGATAACTTTCTGCCCGTGCACCCTGATCGCCCATTGGCTGCGACCTGGTCATCAGCCTTCGAACTACTGCGTAAAGCCGACTACGCAACGCGCGCGGAATGGACAAAAACCGCAGAATCACTCGCCCGCCCCGCATTGGACGCTGCCGTGGCAAGTGGCGAAATGTCTCAACTTCGCTCGGTGGCACTCAGCTTTCCATTCACGCAATCCGCGTTTACGGCCGACGTAACTCGCGCAACGTTAGCCGCCAGCAACGGGCAACGAGATCTGGCGGCAGCACGCCTGGCGGCGCTTAACGAAAGCTACGGCCAAACTCGCGTCAGTTTTCCGACAGCAGAAACACTGACGACGTTGGCGCTTCAGGTCGATCGGCTGGGGAACGCGAACACCGCCGCCGCGTCGAGGATGGCAGGTGAATCGGGCGAGACGTCACCTGGCCTGGCCCAGCCCTGGCCGGAATCCTTGTGGACGTGGCGCGAGTCCGTATGGAATTATCCTGAACTGGCCGCTGTCGTGGCTGGCAGCGATCTTCCGGAAAACTATGACAAGCTGGCAAGCAATTCATGGCAGCCGACGTTGCTGAACGACACATTGTACGTACGCACACCTTTTCGTGTCGCCGCATTTGATAAGCTGGCCGGGACGCTGAAGTGGTCTGTGCAGACAGACATGGCGGAAGTCGCGGATCCGTTAAGCCGCAACTTCAACTACCCAGGGGCGATGCAACGTACGTCGGCCGCCAGCCTGCTGAAGATGAGTGACCTCGGCACACTGGCCGTCGACGACGACTACGTATTCTTCGTCGACCGCTTTCGCAATCTTGTTCCGCCGGCCGACCCACGAAATCTGAACCCCGCCGAATGGAATCGCGATGGTGGCACGCGGTTGGTGGCGATTAGATTCTCGCCGTCGCCGCACGTGGCATGGACGGCGGGTGACGCGCCGCATTTTGAATATCAACTGACGCCCGCTCAATCGGAAACCAGTTCACCCGATCATAAGGCGGACGCCGCCCGCGTCGCCGAGTCACAGGACGCGGAATTGCCATTTCGCAATCAGTCATTTTCAGGCATCCCGCTGATTCACGAAGGACGCCTGTTTGTGCTCTCCGCCGATTCCGAAGTCATCTGGTTAAGCTGCCTCACAAGGTCGACCGGACGCATCGAATGGCAACGGCCATTGTTATACCAGCATGGTTCAGACCTCGGACGAAGCGGTCGCTTCATATTTCAACAACAAACGCCTGTCGGAGCGTCCGTCTGCGGCATCGACGGAACCACGATAATTTCTGCGTTAAAAAACGGCGTCGTCGTGGGCACGAATGTTCTGGATGGACGCCTTCTTTGGGCGACTAACCTGCGTGATGCCCCAGCCACCCCACACGACCGCCGCCGGATGCTGATCATAGCCTTCAGAAAACGAAACGAGGGTGTGAATTCCCAACCGTTGCTCGCCAATGGTCGTCTGTATTGCGCCACCAGTGGAAGCGATCTCGTACATTGCCTGAATTCACAAACCGGACAGATTGTCTGGCAGGTCGACCGGACAACAACAGGGTTTGGCGCGGAAGAAGGTAGTCAGGATTCTTACCCGGTTGCCGCTACTGACCAGCATCTGGTCATGATCGGAGAACGTCATATTCGCGCCCTGGATGTTGCCGATGGACAGCAGATCTGGACTCAACCGATTCAACCGCAAACGGGGCGAGCAACCTGTGATGGCACGGTGTGCCTGGTCCCGCAACGTGACGGCACAATCGCGGGATTCGACGTTGCGACGGGACGCCGCCGAATGTCACATCGTGAAATTTTCGGGCAGGATCAGCCAGCGTCGCTGGGCGCCCTCGTCTCCGATGCGGACGTAATCTGTGCCATCACGCCAACATCCGTCAGAGTGATGCCGACGGTACAATTTCGGCGGCGTCAGAGTTCCATGCAGGGATCCGATGGCAGAACCTTCACAGATGCACAGTTGGATTTGCTCGATTCACACACGCAGCTTGGAATCGAAAAGCTACAGGCTCTTCTTCAATACGCTACGAATTCCGCAATTAACTCGGACGCCAATCGCCAGGCGGCCGACCTGCTGGCAGAAACGTTGTTGGGACTGATCGCCCGCCAGCAATTCCTTCCAGCGGTCTCTGAAGGCGTTGCCGTTCCGACGGATGCAATGGATCAACTGAATCGTCTGCCACTGACAACGAACCAGGCTCTGCGGTTCAAAATCCTGGCTCCTGAAGCCGCCCATCCGGTCAGCACGGATGCTGTCGACCGTTTGCCCCTGCTAAAAATGTTACCAGACTGGAGTGCGCGAGCCGACGTGCTGACGTGGATGAACCTTGCACCGGACCAGGCCAAAAAAACGGCACCTGTGAAAGTTACAGGGCAGGGCGATTTTCAGCGCATCGAACAGGCGATTTTGTTTCCGAAGCAAGCCGGATCGACACAGCAGCAGATTGAGTTCGCAAAATCGTTGCGAGATACGGAACAAACTTCGGCCGCCGAACTGGTATTGCTGGCGGCGTTTGGGCATGCCAGCACATCAGATCGTTTGCTGCTAATGAAAGAGCTGCAGAGCCTGAGACATGTTGCGGCAATATCCGGCTCACCCAAAAGCGACTTATCGAAACCTGAAGTCCAGAAAAGTACAGAAAATGAGTCCGCACGGACGAGCAGTGACGCATTTTCAGATCTCAGTGCCGAACGCAATTTCAAAATCGAAGAACGACTATCGCTCACCGCACGTGCGACCGGCTTGACTCAGCAGGACGCACTTTCCGTGATCGGAAACCGGGCCATAGGGTCCGTCGTCGCGACAGCCAATTCTGCGGTGGACACTCCTGCCTGGTATCCGCAGCGACTGTTTCTATCGGGGCAGCGGTTGTTTCGTGTCGATATGGCAACCGGAGCCGTCGCACCGCCCCAAAAACTTCCTGAGTTCACCAAGGCAGTGCAAATCGAAGACGGCGATGCCATGCCTGGCCTGATTCCACTGGTGGCGCCAGAGTCGGCACATCAGTCGGACACTATCGGCGTGTTGTCACTTTTAGAACATGGTGGCCCAGGAGTAATCTGGTCGAAAACGATTCAGCGAGCTTTGTCGGATCGGTCCGAACTGCAGGTGGGTCCGCTCGGCCCTGGCTATTTGATTGTGGCGACAGCCGACACACTGCAGTGCCTGCACCCTTTTACCGGTAACGTGCTGTGGACACGCCGCATCACTCAATCGCCGAGTGAACCGAGTCACTTTAGATCAGCCATTCGAATCGTTGGCGACGACGAAGTGATCGCGGTCATCGGTGAGTCGCACCAAACGTGCCAGCGTTTTCGCACCCTCGACGGTCGCGAACTTGAACCGCTGACAGTTGCCATCCCGCAAGATCAAACCCCGCTGGTTTCGGGGCGACGCCTGCTATTCACGCAGGATGAAGCTCTGGTTTTGCTGGACCTGCTGTCCGGACGTAACGTGCTGGCCGACAAACCCGACGTGAAAGTGCGACCGTCCAGCGGTGCTCGACTGCTGCGTGACCGTCGAGTCGTGGTGTTGACGCCTGACCTCAAGGTCGTGATGTTCAACATCGAATCAGCGAGCGTCGAGTGGCAGTGCGAAGTGCCCGATTTCCCACCAAATTTGGAACCGAAGGGGAGTTTAAGTGCCTTCGAGCGAGACGGTCGGCTGTTTGTAGAAATCCCACACGAAGGCCACAGATCCGGTTCGTCTTTGTCTATGTCCCGGATGGGCGAACCGCGGACGAGCGGCGGCACGCTGCTTTGTCTCAATTCGCAGACTGGAGCACTGCTCTGGTCGATGCCGTCTGAGGATGCAGTGGTGCCAGCCATCTACGGCGATACAACCAGCTTGATGATTATGTGGAGCTTTAAAGATCCAGCGGAGCGCGGGTGGGAACGCGACTTCCGACAACTTCGAAACCCGAACGGCGACCCCCAAACAGCGGGCTCGAAAGGGTCCATGACGTTGCGTGTCATCGATGGCAGAACGGGCCAGCAGGTCGCCAAACAGGAACACCTCACGCGGTCAGAACCCTTGCGGTGCGTACATGATGCCGACAGCCAGACGATTAAAATCGAAACGGCGATGTCTGAGATCACTGTTCAGTACGACGAATGA
- a CDS encoding acetolactate synthase gives MSSSFGDDEAVDSMTSRGRDWPCLQQFVVFLENKVGSLHELLRRVEHDDLKIMALTILDSADSAIARLITNNYERTLETLQLSGLAFCETEVIGVMLPDREQPHTSVCGSLMAAELNVHYVYPLMYRRNGRGAVAVYVDNVDEALRVLKERKHEFVTEDDLMEYDDLYG, from the coding sequence ATGAGCTCCTCCTTCGGCGACGATGAAGCTGTCGATTCCATGACTTCGCGCGGTCGGGACTGGCCGTGTCTGCAGCAGTTTGTCGTGTTCCTCGAAAACAAAGTGGGATCGCTGCACGAATTGTTGAGGCGTGTTGAACACGATGATCTGAAGATCATGGCACTGACGATTCTCGATTCGGCCGACAGCGCTATTGCGCGTTTGATTACCAACAACTATGAACGCACACTGGAGACTCTTCAGCTTTCCGGCCTGGCCTTCTGCGAAACAGAAGTGATTGGCGTGATGCTGCCAGATCGTGAACAGCCTCATACAAGCGTGTGTGGTAGCTTGATGGCCGCCGAATTAAACGTTCACTATGTGTACCCGCTGATGTATCGCCGCAATGGCCGTGGAGCCGTGGCCGTCTATGTGGATAATGTGGACGAAGCGTTGCGAGTCCTGAAGGAACGTAAACACGAATTTGTGACCGAAGACGACTTGATGGAATACGACGATTTGTATGGGTAG
- the lptB gene encoding LPS export ABC transporter ATP-binding protein, whose protein sequence is MALLQCKGLVKDYPGKRAVDGVDFNVNKGEIVGLLGPNGAGKSTTFRMACGLAAPTKGRVFLRGQDVTDWPMYQRAKQGLGYLPQDSSIFAKLSVEENILAILEFLNVGRKASKARIEQLLSEFGLLDKRAQRSGSLSGGERRRLEIARSLASDPQILLLDEPFTGIDPVTIHSIQDIIHGLRDKGIAILLTDHRERETLTITDRSYIICAGQVLVSGSAETVLNDERAIESYFGRRFDAGSIIDGRDTFRKSA, encoded by the coding sequence ATGGCGCTGTTGCAGTGTAAAGGACTGGTCAAAGACTATCCCGGCAAACGAGCTGTGGATGGAGTCGACTTTAACGTCAACAAGGGAGAAATTGTGGGCCTGCTGGGGCCCAATGGTGCCGGCAAAAGCACCACGTTTCGCATGGCCTGCGGCTTGGCGGCGCCGACAAAAGGGCGAGTCTTCCTGCGAGGGCAGGATGTGACTGACTGGCCGATGTATCAGCGAGCCAAGCAGGGACTCGGTTACCTGCCTCAGGATTCCAGCATTTTTGCCAAGCTGTCAGTAGAAGAAAACATTCTGGCCATTCTGGAATTTCTTAACGTCGGTCGGAAGGCATCGAAAGCGCGCATCGAACAGTTGCTTAGCGAATTCGGCCTGCTGGACAAACGAGCTCAACGATCCGGTTCGTTGTCGGGGGGAGAACGCCGCCGCCTGGAAATCGCTCGATCGCTGGCCAGCGACCCTCAGATCCTGCTACTGGATGAACCCTTCACAGGGATCGACCCGGTCACAATTCATAGCATTCAGGACATTATTCATGGCCTCAGAGACAAAGGCATTGCCATCCTGCTGACAGACCACCGCGAACGTGAAACGCTCACGATCACCGATCGCAGTTACATCATCTGTGCCGGGCAGGTGCTGGTGTCCGGCAGTGCAGAAACGGTATTAAACGACGAACGAGCGATCGAAAGCTACTTTGGCAGACGGTTCGATGCCGGCTCGATTATTGACGGCCGAGACACGTTCCGTAAGTCAGCTTAA
- a CDS encoding S26 family signal peptidase yields the protein MSAKKPSAPATNPDKTGTDTSSSKSPEKKKSTTATAAGTGQRKKNAKRRQGDGMRETVESIAIAFVLAFMFKTFQAEAYVIPTGSMAPTLYGRHKDVTCSECGFHFALGASTELDQESGRLMGRIEYAVCSNCGTLQDVKDAPVFNGDRILVNKQVPGFDRFDVVVFKNPEQGHVNYIKRLVGLPNETLRIRKGDLWVKKADDDVYSIQRKPPSVQKDIQLTVYDDHHPAQRLIAAGWPERWEPSERSTENDGAAGWVPGAAAWTTDRDARTYSCSSDVTDDQWLRYRHFMPVSSPVDASGSILQTPPTIQPMLVADFCSFNAVMPISRENMPRDSVAFQGAPFWVGDLTINATVEVTEANDQAAMVFELVEGPSTFQCRIDLTTGTAELTDQSTADPAVITTMATAETQLQGTGEWDVTFANVDDRLCLWVDGALINFDNSTEYDGSEIPQPTQKDLAPCGIAFTNAAATVSNLVLERDIYYRNDIMQFDQTNEDGSFGTDVQPHNEVRQKDGLQAMLHDPEAWAIKYQEESADLLEGYGTYGEYQLDADEYLMFGDNSSMSKDSRLFDYLSRPLNGVFSHRYAVREQDLIGRALYIFWPHGIPFLNDGKGIAVRYHKEPPKQQGWAPSNLDADEYPSVRVPFYPNVGRMKKIR from the coding sequence ATGTCTGCAAAGAAACCATCAGCTCCCGCCACCAATCCGGACAAAACCGGTACGGACACCTCATCGTCGAAATCGCCTGAGAAGAAGAAATCGACCACTGCGACGGCCGCCGGAACGGGACAACGAAAAAAAAACGCGAAGCGTCGTCAGGGCGATGGTATGCGGGAAACCGTCGAATCCATTGCCATCGCGTTTGTGCTGGCGTTTATGTTTAAAACGTTTCAGGCCGAAGCCTACGTGATTCCTACCGGATCGATGGCTCCGACGCTGTATGGCCGCCACAAAGACGTGACTTGCAGCGAATGCGGGTTCCATTTTGCTTTGGGAGCCAGCACGGAACTGGACCAGGAATCCGGCAGACTCATGGGCCGAATTGAATACGCGGTCTGTTCAAACTGTGGCACACTGCAGGACGTGAAAGATGCTCCTGTGTTCAACGGCGACCGGATTTTGGTTAACAAACAAGTGCCGGGCTTCGACCGTTTTGATGTGGTCGTGTTTAAAAATCCCGAACAGGGGCATGTGAATTACATCAAGCGACTGGTCGGTTTACCGAACGAGACGCTGCGAATTCGCAAAGGTGATTTGTGGGTCAAAAAGGCTGACGATGACGTCTACAGCATTCAACGGAAGCCACCGTCTGTGCAGAAAGACATTCAGCTGACGGTGTACGACGACCACCATCCGGCGCAGCGGTTAATTGCGGCTGGCTGGCCGGAACGCTGGGAACCGTCTGAACGATCAACCGAGAACGATGGGGCCGCCGGCTGGGTTCCGGGTGCCGCCGCGTGGACAACGGACCGAGACGCTCGCACATATTCGTGCAGCAGCGACGTGACTGACGATCAATGGTTGAGGTACCGTCACTTCATGCCTGTAAGCAGTCCGGTTGATGCATCGGGCTCGATATTACAGACACCGCCAACCATCCAGCCAATGTTGGTCGCTGACTTCTGCAGCTTCAACGCCGTCATGCCGATATCGCGGGAGAATATGCCACGTGATTCGGTTGCTTTTCAGGGAGCTCCATTTTGGGTTGGTGACCTGACAATCAATGCAACTGTCGAAGTCACCGAAGCAAACGATCAAGCCGCCATGGTGTTTGAGTTAGTCGAAGGACCAAGCACCTTTCAATGTCGCATCGACCTGACAACAGGCACGGCCGAATTGACTGATCAGTCAACTGCGGATCCAGCTGTCATCACAACAATGGCAACGGCTGAGACGCAGCTGCAGGGAACCGGCGAATGGGACGTTACGTTCGCAAACGTCGACGATCGCCTGTGCCTGTGGGTTGATGGGGCACTGATCAACTTCGACAACAGCACAGAATACGATGGTTCTGAGATTCCACAGCCGACCCAGAAAGACCTGGCCCCCTGTGGGATTGCCTTCACAAATGCTGCCGCAACAGTATCCAACCTGGTGCTTGAACGGGACATTTACTACCGCAACGACATCATGCAGTTCGACCAGACGAACGAAGACGGCAGCTTTGGCACAGACGTTCAACCGCACAACGAAGTCAGGCAGAAGGACGGCCTGCAGGCCATGCTGCACGATCCCGAAGCCTGGGCGATTAAGTATCAGGAAGAATCGGCCGACCTTCTGGAAGGGTACGGGACGTACGGCGAATATCAGCTTGACGCCGATGAGTACCTGATGTTTGGCGACAATTCTTCGATGAGTAAAGACAGTCGGCTGTTTGACTATCTGTCACGACCGTTGAACGGCGTCTTCAGTCACCGTTACGCGGTTCGCGAACAGGATTTGATTGGCAGAGCGCTGTATATCTTCTGGCCTCACGGCATACCGTTTTTAAACGATGGCAAAGGTATCGCTGTGCGATACCACAAAGAACCGCCGAAGCAGCAAGGCTGGGCTCCCAGCAATCTGGACGCGGACGAATACCCATCTGTACGTGTACCGTTTTACCCAAACGTCGGTCGCATGAAGAAGATCCGGTAG
- a CDS encoding S26 family signal peptidase — protein sequence MKQNPFRPPESQWLRNMVELSVLFIMAVIVLRGFLLEGYLISTGSMAPGLRGLHKHVACPSCGVEFAFGVTFDESVNGQANSGDEPSYSQTHAVCPNCGQVDIDVANVPVSHGDQLLVHKNVFDFRRPRRWECVVFRNPASPGEAYVKRIVGLPGETLQDIDGDLFIEGTIARKDFETQLDIRIPVFDLAKPAKSDEWQMPWQVKGPWAMENGRLIGRSDGVKPSEVDGETKAISGDTSDWLQLRHWRWTGGTQFVEVPLQSDEAAADWERCLIQMQKGPATWMTRIQFDRDNRVLRLQGVMPWQLQQNLVSWAETEEFRSAVFRLGALSHLTPVTDEYGYNSSVASPEFPVNDLMVDAKLNWTDAPECVSVRIPIDHHLFRVDLLLRAGKLELVSEDTGQTVRSAELKTPERTEGQMSTLNVIVSNFDHRIIVAIDGIPAFTELDIPLTATINNPAVTDASFRSPNDQAAETARIVHQQSRLGLGLRGGSVLVSELRLYRDVYYTPGRRKNGVERPYVLGKDCYFMQGDNSPVSSDSRNWEDPCVPHRLLVGKPFVVHLPSRPGRLSFAGFELPIRIPDFERIRYIH from the coding sequence ATGAAACAGAATCCCTTTCGACCGCCGGAATCCCAGTGGCTGAGAAACATGGTGGAACTGTCCGTCCTGTTTATCATGGCGGTCATTGTCCTGCGCGGGTTTCTGCTGGAAGGGTACCTGATCTCCACCGGATCGATGGCTCCGGGGTTGCGAGGTCTGCATAAGCATGTGGCGTGCCCTTCCTGCGGCGTTGAATTTGCCTTTGGTGTGACCTTTGACGAATCGGTTAATGGGCAGGCAAACTCAGGCGACGAACCAAGTTATTCGCAGACTCACGCCGTCTGCCCCAACTGCGGGCAGGTTGATATCGACGTCGCGAACGTGCCAGTCAGCCATGGCGATCAGTTGCTGGTTCACAAAAACGTGTTCGACTTTCGACGTCCACGACGCTGGGAGTGCGTCGTGTTTCGCAACCCTGCCAGCCCGGGCGAAGCGTATGTGAAACGCATCGTCGGCCTTCCCGGTGAAACTCTGCAGGACATTGACGGCGACCTCTTTATTGAAGGCACCATTGCTCGGAAAGATTTTGAAACTCAGCTTGATATTCGCATCCCGGTTTTCGACCTCGCCAAACCGGCCAAATCTGACGAATGGCAAATGCCGTGGCAGGTGAAAGGGCCATGGGCGATGGAAAACGGACGGCTGATCGGGCGCAGCGATGGCGTAAAACCTTCCGAAGTTGACGGCGAAACGAAAGCCATCTCCGGCGACACGTCTGACTGGCTGCAACTTCGCCATTGGCGCTGGACCGGGGGAACTCAGTTTGTAGAGGTGCCTCTGCAAAGCGACGAAGCGGCGGCGGATTGGGAACGCTGTCTGATTCAGATGCAGAAAGGCCCGGCCACATGGATGACTCGCATTCAGTTCGATCGCGATAATCGTGTGCTGCGGCTGCAGGGCGTGATGCCCTGGCAGTTGCAGCAAAATCTGGTGTCGTGGGCCGAAACGGAAGAATTTCGATCCGCCGTGTTTCGCCTGGGAGCTCTTTCGCACCTGACGCCGGTGACGGATGAATACGGATACAATTCGTCCGTTGCGTCGCCCGAATTTCCCGTGAATGACCTGATGGTGGATGCCAAACTCAACTGGACGGACGCTCCGGAATGCGTGTCTGTGCGGATTCCGATCGATCACCATCTGTTCCGAGTCGATCTGCTGTTGCGAGCAGGCAAACTGGAACTGGTGTCTGAAGACACCGGGCAGACGGTTCGGTCAGCAGAACTAAAAACGCCGGAACGCACGGAAGGGCAGATGTCGACGCTAAACGTAATCGTGTCCAATTTCGATCATCGGATCATCGTCGCAATCGACGGCATTCCGGCTTTCACGGAACTCGACATTCCGTTGACAGCAACCATCAACAATCCTGCCGTAACGGACGCCTCATTTCGCTCGCCAAACGATCAGGCAGCGGAAACCGCTCGGATCGTCCATCAGCAGAGTCGTTTGGGACTAGGTCTGCGCGGCGGGTCTGTGTTGGTGTCGGAACTTCGGTTGTACCGAGACGTTTATTACACGCCGGGACGCCGGAAAAATGGCGTCGAACGGCCGTATGTTCTGGGAAAAGACTGCTATTTCATGCAGGGGGACAACAGCCCGGTTTCCTCAGACAGCCGAAACTGGGAAGATCCGTGCGTTCCGCATAGACTTCTGGTCGGCAAGCCTTTTGTCGTTCATCTGCCTTCCCGGCCCGGCCGCCTGTCGTTTGCCGGTTTTGAACTGCCAATCCGTATACCGGATTTTGAACGAATTCGCTACATTCACTGA